Sequence from the Rutidosis leptorrhynchoides isolate AG116_Rl617_1_P2 chromosome 3, CSIRO_AGI_Rlap_v1, whole genome shotgun sequence genome:
ttaattaaaccctaaataactaattaattaataataataataataaaaacctaaccctaattctgAACAGACGAGGTTGTAGTCctgtcacctcagctcatgcgatcgcatgagttgagggttttaaatccatgcggtcgcatggtgtgtGAATCCAGTTtagaaattgggctgctacagtgtagtagcACGATTACTtctctttttttttaatttatataaaatataaatataacttattagttttaaaaaaattatattacttattagttttataactctaaaaatataaactttttaatttaaatacttcaaaatataaaaatatatttttgtttttaatatttaaaacttatataaatatatttttacaaaaataccttaaaaactaatttttttttattatagcgttctatggcgtccccggcagcggcgccaaaaatacttgatgtgtgcgaggtgtagtacgaaatagattatattttactacgaaatactattaaatacgatacaatttacacaagttatttatttatttatagaatggatatacctaaaccttgctacaacacttataggcagtgtacctaatcgtagagtagtgtagtttttagtaagttcggttcgtttcacagggagctagctgagtttaacgctatatatatattttaaaaactatatttgtataaatatatatatttatataagtagtattattattattataaaagggggttttaccgtttagtgaccagtTTATCGATTTTAAGTcttaagtcataattaaaacctaatgtaaaatattaaatataaatacaacttaatttaaagtgtaaagtaaatgacgataattaaaagtacgataaaataaaagtacgataattaaaagtgcaataaaataaaaatacgataaataaaatgacgataaataaaatgcgatgagatataaaataaaggaattatgcttatttaaacttccgtaatcatgatgttcgacgtgttgattttagtttattaccaagggttaattgtcctttgtcctggattattcgatatgtccatctggttttctcCATAATAGtcaatcggtcataattataaagtgcgagagtcttcgccaaattaaccttatacccgaagtcaaatattccaactaattggggattcgaactgtaacaaggtcttaatactttgtttaatgaatacaccaggttatcgactgcgtgtaatccaaggttttaatactttgttaacaattacaccaattacccttgaatgtaatccacccttgttttaatgagtccagtgactattaatccatccccgtgtccggtcaaatgaacaattattagtatttatagataacgagatatcatttaattaatataaagcccattaatagcccatagtccaatttccacaagtgtcggtcttttgtccgaaccccaattatggttcaaaacCCAGTAactcaatcttaatatttagtccaacatcacgattacttcggcttaaataagcataataataatttagctacgagacattaatttaaaaaggttgaacataatttacaatgagtattaatcgcgtagtgttacacggatataattttgacttacaaacttaaaacattcgccactataaccttattattattaacttaatattaaaattataattataattaaaatatatatattgagagagtaagagataagATTGAATATGGTGTGTGTAACTCGTCCGAATTCTGGccaatttatagacctgaccagcctttccactccatgcgatcgcatggaaattgttcctcctagccatgcgatcgtatggccgccATCCACTGGTCACatatgattccaaaacgtgggctgctcgtatttaaatattatataatataatatatataattttatataattatatatatattatattatattcttgtgcatcgttgacttgtaattttaggtccattgcgtcgcgcgttgatagttggttcatgtcccgatttcggattttcgaacgtcctttcgtacgatttaatatcttgtattttgcgtttcgcggctcgtactcttgtaatttttggacgtttctcagcaataatttgaaccacttggattgtactttgtactttttagcattttagtcgtttgcgtcttcaaatcgtcgaatctgtcttttgtcttcaccttttattatttaaacgaatatcacttgtaaatagaacaattgcaactaaaagcttgtctttcttgaaggataatgctatgaaatatatgttcgtttttagcattatcagggcccaacaagcccatccaggtacggaagctttagtacttcgaatttatcatttccgaagggagtcccagaatgatggggatattctatatgcatcttgttaaggtcgattatcaggtgttcaccatatgaatgatttttatctctatccagattgcgaaatgcctgatatgagatgttgtttatgagaaatggaaataaaaatcttgtggtctattaaattaatggaaatgattgtttatgataaactaatgaactcaccaaccttttggttgacacttgtaagcatgttttgctcattttaaagatattacttggaatcattcatggcatatttcaaaaggcgttgcattcgagtcgttgaagtcaacaagattattattaagtcatttatagtttggatatattatgaaatggtatgcatgcctatcaactttcgatgaaatgaaagttgtcttttaaaagcgaatgcaatgtttgtaaaacttatcatatagaggtcaaatacctcgcaatgttaccatatgttattgtattcatccttatggattaggacgggtcatcttatATACACTGTAGTTGCAGTTATGCAGTTATGATAATCTTAAAATTTCTTATTTTGTTATATATTTTTGccttttaaaaaatattttataatttataaataagcaTGTGTCTGATGGAACTAATTGTTtaaactagttgttgaaccctcgcttcgtGCCGGGAGTTCGgtattcaatgtattttattgcgtttagttggtAATATTATTTCGTGGgtaaagaatgatgtcgttgaagcgcaactagtgtcgaactaaaaggtataacccgtgaaagattttaatattattttaacttaacaatatatgtccatctccgcgtttagctatgtaattatcgacttttaaaaatttaacgcataatcaacgtgtatgaaaagtaccccaaatatttagcattttttaaaaagcgtccgttttgcgtatagttagtgacattgtgttcctaaaattatttcgagtttaacgatggtgtcgaaaaaatttaactcgttggagcgagaagatatgacccgttgaatatttgggtggagtttatttaatattttttatgaaaatggttatttgacactttacccctctGATTGGGGGGTcaatttgaatatttgaaaaaagtgtgggggtctttgttggtgtagtaaaatttaattagaattaaaaaaaaaatgaaatgatgaaaatgcccctagttactattcaccatttttgtctagCAGATATTAACTAGTGTTCGAGCCCTCACTTTGCGgcaggggttcggttttcaatgtattttattgcgtttagtttgtaaaatcattttgtggttaacgatgatgtcgttgaagcgcaactcgagtcgaactaaaaggtataacccgtgaaagatttaaatgttattttaaattaacaatatatgtacatctccgcaTTTCGCTATGTAATtgccgacttttaaaaatttaacggagaattaacgtgtatgaaaagtactccaaatatttagcgctttttaaaaagtgtccgttttgcgtatagctagtgacattgtgttcctaaaattattttgagtttaacgatggtggcggaaaaatttaactcgttgcgagcgcgaagatatgacccgttgaatatttgggtgaagtttgtttaagattttttatgaaaatgagtatttgacaaTTTATCCCCTGTTTGGGGGTAGGTTTGATTTTTTGGATAAAGTGTGGGGGTTTTGTTGTgcaatttgaaaaaaaaaagtgaaaagtcaAAAGTAACCCTAGGTACTATTCATTTTTCCTATGTCTTTTAGATATAgtagtaaagtaataataataataataataataataataataataataataataataatattaataatataataatgatagttattagATAGGAAAAATTATGTGATCGATTTATAGTGTTTGAGAAGGttaatggttaaattataaaatgtgaatAGTCTGAGGTAAGTTCATAAAAgctataaaattaattattataaaGAGTGTGTttgaattataaaaaataaaagttTGAAGTAGATTTGTGAAGAGCGTAAAATTGACTATTCATTTTCCCTATCtcttttagatatatagattaATTAATATGTTAATATTGTTGATATCAGGCAGTTGTTATACTTGCTCAACTTTATTGGTGATTAGATAGGACTCTAGATGCAGTTTGTTTGTTTATGCTTACTTCTTCACATCTTGACTCAacccgggtctcgacccaacccgttcGATCCATTTTAATTCTGACCATATCCACTCATGATCCATTTCGACTCAAACTCATCTGATTTTTGATCCAACCTGACTCATCTCGACATGTTTGCATGGTATAGGTATATAATTTGACTGTAAATGTTAAGAAAAGTTTTAAACTTATAATACAATGCAAATAAAAAAAAGACAGGCGAATAGATCAATAGAAGTTTAGTTTTCTTCAAAATACTAACATTTCTACAAAACTTGTTCTAATCAAAATTAATTGTGCTTTTTTTGCATGTGTATGCTGTATTGTATAAAGAACATTGTATACGTTgtgtaatatattattaattaatatattatctaatagacaaaaaataGTGAATAGTAACTAGGGGTATTTTCGTTATTTCACATTTTCTATTTTTAAATTTTACCTAAATTTCATCACACCAACAATGCCCCTACACTTTTTTTAAAAATTCAAAACGACCCCCCAAATAGGGGGGTAAACTGCCAAATAACTATTTTCAAAATTTTAAATAAACtctacccaaatattcaacgggtcatatcttctcgctcgcaacgagttaaatttttccgacactaccgttaaactcgaaataattttaggaacacaatgtcactaattatacgcaaaacggacattttttaaaaaacgttaaatatttgaggtacttttcatacatgttgattttgcgttaaatttttaaaagtcgaaaatttcatagcgaaacgcggagatacacatatattgttaatttaaaataacatttaaatctttcatgagttataccttttagttcgactcgagttgcgcttcaacgacatcatcgttagccacgaaataattttacaaactaaacgcaataaaatacactgAAAATCGAACTCTCGGTGCGAAGCGagagttcgaaaactagttattaACCTTTAGTTAAATCACTCACCACCACTTGTTGAATCGATTAAAGATGTATATGTGGCATGCTATATCGACATTGACATTTTTAACGTTTTATGTCCACTTAATTATTAGTTGTTGTGCCAAGTGTTCATTAGTCGTTACaaataatttttttatatgtaAAACAAAGGATGTAATAGAAAAGGTTGTGTATAAAATGGATGACATCcaagcaaataataataataataataataataataataataaggatttgGTAACGATATCAGTAAAGGAATAGGGGTCTTTAATACTTGGAATCAAACcgtccaaccgaaaatcaaatcgtAAAAAGTtgaatttgattttcggtttgtttGATTTCTAATCTGAATTCAATTTTTGACTTGGTTTTCaattctagttttttttttttttttttttttttttttttttttttttttggttaagcCCAAAATCAAATTCAATATCGAATTTGATTAACagtatattaaattattaatttatatagaTCGAAAATTAGATTAAATCCCAAAATTGAAAAATCAAAGTCAATTTTATGtttattttatttagattattatgaTTTTTTTAGTTTTCGATTTTCACCGAATTGAATCGAATTCAAATTTGATTTTCAGTTCGGTTTTTCATTTTGGTCCCAAAAATTTCAAAACTGAGAAAATCGAATCGAAAACTGAACCAATGAATATCTCTACTAAGGAATGTCGTTAACACGCTTTAACAGTCGTATATCGTGATTTCTTATTAGTTTTGTAATGTTGGTATTAATTTACAATTACTTAAAACGTGTTAGACTATCGTtaacaaaattttaataataataataaataataataataatataatgtatCTCACCTGAGAAAATGACACATTTGATACCACAAACCAAAAGATAGTCGACACGAGGAAGCTATGTTTCATTCGACATGACTTCTTGTTCACGAGACAACCCCACTTCATTTGTTTTTCAACTTTCTTCTTTTACGTTCTTTTATTCATATCAATTCGATCACCAAAAGCAAATCTTCAATTTCTCGTGACAAAACCTAAACTAGCTAGTCGACACGTGTTTGATTGTATATTTTTAATCTTAAAAAAAATACCGTATTTTAACAATTATTACATATGTGTTGTTAGATTTTCGCAAAAGCTAAACTGAATTTTAAACACAAAAAATTAGACTATGCACCTTTAATCACTATCCTCTTTTCAAGTTGGTCCTGAGTCTTTAAAACATCCTTTAAGAGTACAACTATCTTCCAGTAACGGAAGTAACTAGGTGAGGTCCACTCCACATGTTGAGTTTTAcaaacaataattaagtttgctcgAATTCGCATTTTGACCCGTTATCTATTTCATTTTTTCATTTATCGTCAGAAAGCCCCTTTTTCCTGAATAGTATAGTATTAAACTATGCCAAGCAGAAGAAGAAAAAACAAATTTTGGTATATATAGAAAATCTCATCATGTACCAACGGAGCGAAAGACGACATGGATAGATATTTCAGATTATGTTGCAGCTCAGTGGAGTCGAATTTCTAACCTCTCGCAAAGAGATGCAGACCACTACCAGTTGAGCTACAATTAAATGTTGTAAAATGTATTTGTAGTATATGCTTtgtagtataaatataaatataaatataaatatataaataggggcacgatccatggataagcttaaaaggagtacaaacgggataagcaaaaataaaaatttttttttttgaaattttttttacattcacaaatctgcattaaaatgcacctctaatcaatttttttcataaaaaaaaagttcaaaatctttcaaaaatcgatgatgaatggtaaaattaaccattcatcgggttaatttatcattatcttatttacgatgaatgataaaattaatcaatgctaaaaaaaccagatgaatggttaaattaaccattcatctgtttttttatcattcatcataaacagatgaattgttaaattaaccattcatctgtttttttatcattcatcataaacagatgaattgtTGAAaattttttagcattgattaattttatcattaatcgcGAACAAAAAGAATGAtgaattaaccagatgaatggttaattttatcattcatcatcgatgtttaccattcatcatcgattttcgaacgattttgttaaaaaactttttaaatttttttcgttttcttctatttgcatattaaaggatcgtttttttttaaaaaaaaaattttgaaattttacttatccagtttgtgcctCATTTATGCTTATCCATAGATTGGTccagtatataaatatagatatgcaTAATAACACATTTATGATAattatatgaatataaattgatCATAATCACATCATCCATGTATACCAAAAAAATACTACACAACAAATATTCGATCATCTCTCATTACATAGTATTTTTTTTTAGCTTTTGTTTCAACTCGTTTTACGAATTTATTAATTTCAGAACGACTAATTACTTTGCGAGTACCGAAAAGGAAATAAACTTGAGACCCATTGAGTATTTTACTCCTATTGGGAGGCCATGATACGCGCTAACTACTTAGCCACCACCCCTTGGGTTAAGGTCATGATCTTATCTCactaaatacctaatttgttacaaGAAAAAATTTAAAATAACATAATTTTAAGATGTTTGCTTCACTTTGCTCTTTGTATAGCGTGAACCATCATAAGAGACGGTTAATAAGTTTCCATCTGTAAAGTAGATAGGTTCATAAATCTATACTAATATGTATCTATAAATCTATAATGATAATGTTTGTACAATTGTACTCAATAGCGATAGTCACTACTCACTAGCCGTTCATAGAGTATTAAAAAAGCAAAAGTAGCACTTAATTACTTGTGTGTTTATACAAAAAGTACATGAAACAATGCACACACTGGattgtatatatttgtatatggtAATGGTATTTAAGACACCCTATAAAGACTTGGTACGTATACGTATTTACCACATTTTCACCAACCATACTTACACTGATTTACTACAATCTGCTGCACCAAACCCTATTCTTCGTTTTACTAAATCAAATTCTACCCATTGATTTTGTTGATGAAAATTTCCAATTATATTACTTGGAACACCAAGTCTTTCTGACCGTCCGATCCCCAAGCAGCTGATCCCACGGTCCACGTCATCTAATATCCTTTCTTTACCAATCACAACTTCCACACCCTTTTCAAACTCAAATACCATGTTCCCTATCAACCGTCCGATCTCAACTGAGTTTCCATCGAAGCACAAATCCAACGACTCACGATAAACGTACCCTTTTTTTATTCTCGACCCGGCAGTTTTCACAATCTCTTCACGAATTTTGTTATACGCCTCGTTCACTAAATACGTATACTCGGTGCCCGAGTCAATCATTGTTTGCCCGGACCCACTTGCATCCGGTCTAAACACGGTTCGTGGTATGGCTAACCTTTTTGCACCAATCCTGATCCCTTCCAAGCCAACCGTGTAAGCATACGGGTCAAAATTCGGTGAGTGTTGGCTTTTTGGAAAAGTCAAAATGTCAACGTATTTAAACGTCCCTGAACTTGGATTTTGACCGAGGTAAAAAGCTCCACTCGGTTTTACTTTTACCCTTGCGTTATTTTGACGCGTGGGTGTACAATAAGAAAATTTAGATATTCTAGCTTGTGAAGCAAAGGACAACCGTCCTAAATTCATTCCCAAAATACCCTCAGCCTCATCGGATACAGCTGCGCATCCGAGAGCGACAGGAGGGGTACTTTGGGAACGAGAAAATGTAACTTTTTCTCGTACTAAATTCCCCTCAGCCAAAGTACCATCCGCGTAAAAATAAGAGTAGTGACATAACCAATTTTGGTCGCAATTAGTTGGGAGAGTAAAATCGGGTACTCGTGGTTTACAAATAGGGTGGTTACAAGGAAGTATAGAAAAAGAAGATGATCGAGAAGGATCAAACGACGTCGTAGGTGTTTTGTTGTGACATTGAATCCATGAAAGTTGGCTACCAGTGTCAAGAACCATTTGTTGCGTTTGAGGTGGGGTCCCTATTGGTAACGAGACAACTAGAGCCATTGAATACTTGAAAGATAACTTATGATTAGAGCCCAATGATG
This genomic interval carries:
- the LOC139896658 gene encoding aspartic proteinase PCS1-like: MVQSCSLIIFFFMFFNSVSCSTQNNSLSFSLTYIPPSHRSKIRSTLVQPSSLGSNHKLSFKYSMALVVSLPIGTPPQTQQMVLDTGSQLSWIQCHNKTPTTSFDPSRSSSFSILPCNHPICKPRVPDFTLPTNCDQNWLCHYSYFYADGTLAEGNLVREKVTFSRSQSTPPVALGCAAVSDEAEGILGMNLGRLSFASQARISKFSYCTPTRQNNARVKVKPSGAFYLGQNPSSGTFKYVDILTFPKSQHSPNFDPYAYTVGLEGIRIGAKRLAIPRTVFRPDASGSGQTMIDSGTEYTYLVNEAYNKIREEIVKTAGSRIKKGYVYRESLDLCFDGNSVEIGRLIGNMVFEFEKGVEVVIGKERILDDVDRGISCLGIGRSERLGVPSNIIGNFHQQNQWVEFDLVKRRIGFGAADCSKSV